In a genomic window of Erigeron canadensis isolate Cc75 chromosome 5, C_canadensis_v1, whole genome shotgun sequence:
- the LOC122599440 gene encoding serine/threonine-protein kinase VPS15: MGNKIARTTQASATEYYLHDLPSSYNLVLKEVLGRSRFLKSIQCKHDEGLVLVKVYFKRGDSIDLKDYERRLARIRDIFNRIENPHVWPFQFWLETDKAAYLLRQYFFNNLHDRLSTRPFLSLVEKKWLAFQLLCAVKQSHDHGVCHGDIKCENVLVTSWNWLYLADFASFKPTYIPHDDPSDFSFFFDTGGRRRCYLAPERFYEHGGEIQVAQDAPLRPSMDIFAVGCVIAELFLEGQPLFELSQLLAYRRGQFDPSQHLEKIPDSGIRKMILHMIQLDPESRCSAESYLQSYAGVVLPCYFSPFLHNLYSNLNPINPDSRVAMCQLSFPEILKQMLSNKVEEVHFSENSQNHKQGKLLQTISSVFKRNHHPFLREVTMKDLNSLMSDYDNQSDTFGMPFLPLPEDNTSCEGMVLIASLLCSCIRNVKMPQLRRSAVLLLKSCSLYIDDEDRLQRVLPYVIAMLSDSSAIVRSAALETLCDILPLVRDFPPSDAKIFPEYILPMLSMLPDDPEESVRICYASNISKLALTAYGFLIHSISLTEAGVLNDLSVNQKSQKITGKNDAQLAQLRKSIAEVIQELVMGPKQTPNIRRALLLDVGNLCWFFGQRQSNDFLLPILPAFLNDQDELLRSVFYRQIIYVCFVVGQRSVEEYLLPYLEQALGDSTEGVIVNALDCLAILCTSGFLRKRILLEMIEHAFPLLCYPSQWVRRSAVTFIAASSETLGAVDSYVFLVPLIRPFLRRQPASLASESSLFSCLKPPVSRQVFYQILENNRSSDMLERQRKIWYNSSASSQSKQTETDDMYQKGVRELDQMKMWTDRKPVGTTLQSFSLGEMGSFARTASGSVDILDPLFSDKLKFSGFMSPQISGASSLVGEKSSEGIPLYYFKYDNKRASGNASFAPESSLTLEAFGSSSLSTNQKDPVNSPPQLHRVVHESEDRELDQTVHVSNKFQELGVSSSINDNSPTEISGLPSFGGTPVIPDSGWRPRGVLVAHLQEHRSAVNDIAVSTDHSFFVTASDDSTVKVWDSRKLEKDISFRSRLTYCLDGSRALCATMLHASAQVAVGASDGTIHMFSVDYISRGLGSVVEKYSGIADVKKVDIKEGAILTLLNYSSGGDDGKTILYSTQNCGIHLRDTRENSNSWNTKVIPEEGYVSALVASPCGNWFVSGSSRGVLTLWDLRFGIPVNSWQYSVACPIADMCLFVPPQSTSLSTTVRPLVYVAAGCNEVSLWNAENGSCHQVLRVASTDSDTEISDQPWALARPSSKTNSKADSRRGVNYKYRVDELNEPPPRSPGIRSLLPLPGGDLLTGGTDLRIRRWDHCSPERTYCICGPSIKGIGNDEFYETKSSFGVQIVQEAKRRPLATRPTGKAVLAAAATDSGGCHRDSILSLASVKLNQRLLLSSSRDGTVKVWK; this comes from the exons atggggaATAAAATCGCACGAACAACACAAGCATCAGCAACAGAGTATTATTTACACGATTTACCTTCATCTTATAATTTAGTACTTAAAGAGGTTTTAGGTCGATCACGTTTTTTAAAATCTATTCAGTGTAAACATGATGAAGGTTTGGTTTTAGTTAAAGTTTATTTTAAGCGTGGCGATTCTATCGATTTAAAGGATTACGAACGTCGTTTGGCTCGTATTCGCGATATCTTTAATCGTATCGAAAATCCTCATGTTTGGCCCTTTCAG TTTTGGCTTGAAACTGATAAAGCAGCTTACTTGTTGAGGCAATACTTCTTTAATAACCTTCATGATCGACTAAGCACACGTCCTTTTCTCAGCCTTGTTGAGAAGAAATGGTTGGCTTTTCAG CTGCTTTGTGCTGTGAAACAGAGTCATGACCATGGAGTTTGCCATG GTGATATCAAATGTGAGAATGTTTTGGTTACTTCTTGGAACTGGCTTTACCTTGCTGATTTTGCATCCTTCAAACCAACCTATATTCCTCATGATGATCCCTCTGATTTCTCGTTTTTCTTTGATACCGGAGGAAGAAGACGTTGTTATCTTGCACCAGAA AGATTTTATGAGCACGGAGGTGAGATTCAAGTTGCACAAGATGCACCTTTACGGCCATCAATGGACATCTTTGCTGTTGG GTGTGTCATTgcagaactttttcttgaaggtCAACCGCTCTTTGAACTATCACAACTTCTTGCATATCGAAGGGGCCAGTTTGATCCTAGCCAACATCTGGAGAAG ATTCCAGATTCAGGAATCCGCAAAATGATTCTTCATATGATTCAGCTCGATCCTGAATCTCGCTGCTCTGCTGAAAGTTATCTGCAAAGTTATGCAGGTGTTGTGCTTCCATGCTACTTTTCACCGTTCCTGCATAATCTGTACTCAAATTTAAATCCTATTAATCCTGATTCGCGG GTAGCAATGTGTCAGTTGTCTTTCCCAGAAATACTTAAACAAATGTTAAGCAACAAAGTGGAAGAGGTTCATTTTTCCGAAAATTCTCAGAATCACAAACAGGGGAAACTACTCCAAACTATCTCCAGTGTATTTAAGAGAAATCACCATCCGTTTCTGAGGGAGGTTACAATGAAAGATTTGAACTCTTTAATGTCTGACTATGACAATCAGTCAGATACATTTGGAATGCCATTTTTACCCTTACCAGAGGATAACACGAGCTGTGAAGGAATGGTTTTAATTGCGTCACTCCTCTGTTCTTGTATACGAAACGTCAAAATGCCTCAATTAAGAAGAAGTGCAGTCCTTTTATTAAAGTCATGCTCGCTGTACATAGATGATGAGGATCGGTTACAGCGTGTGCTTCCATACGTTATTGCAATGCTCTCAGATTCGTCTGCAATTGTCAGGTCGGCTGCTTTGGAGACTCTATGTGATATCCTACCATTAGTTCGAGATTTTCCTCCAAGCGATGCTAAGATCTTTCCGGAGTATATTCTCCCGATGCTTTCCATGCTTCCTGATGATCCGGAAGAAAGTGTAAGGATCTGCTATGCCAGCAATATATCTAAACTTGCCCTAACTGCGTACGgttttctaattcattcaataaGTTTAACAGAAGCAGGGGTTCTCAATGATTTAAGTGTAAACCAGAAGTCGCAAAAAATAACCGGAAAAAATGATGCACAGCTGGCACAACTGAGGAAATCAATAGCTGAGGTTATTCAAGAACTTGTAATGGGTCCAAAGCAAACTCCAAATATTAGAAGGGCACTTCTATTAGATGTGGGTAATCTTTGTTGGTTTTTTGGTCAAAGGCAGAGTAATGACTTTTTATTACCCATCCTTCCTGCATTTCTTAATGACCAAGACGAGCTTTTAAGATCAGTTTTTTACCGCCAgataatttatgtttgtttcGTTGTTGGTCAACGAAGCGTGGAGGAGTATCTTTTACCTTATCTTGAACAGGCTTTAGGTGATTCAACAGAGGGCGTTATAGTCAATGCGTTAGATTGCTTGGCGATTCTGTGCACGAGTGGATTCTTAAGGAAAAGAATACTTCTTGAAATGATCGAGCATGCCTTTCCATTGTTATGTTATCCAAGTCAATGGGTAAGAAGGTCAGCTGTAACGTTCATTGCAGCAAGTAGTGAGACCCTAGGTGCTGTTGATTCCTATGTGTTTCTTGTTCCACTTATTCGCCCTTTTCTCCGTAGACAACCTGCATCTTTAGCTTCCGAAAGCTCCCTTTTTTCATGTTTGAAGCCACCAGTCTCAAGGCAAGTATTCTACCAAATCTTGGAAAATAACAGGAGTTCAGACATGTTAGAAAGACAAAGAAAGATTTGGTACAATTCATCTGCATCTTCACAGTCTAAGCAAACGGAAACTGATGACATGTACCAGAAAGGTGTTAGAGAATTGGATCAGATGAAGATGTGGACTGATCGGAAGCCTGTTGGCACCACCTTGCAGTCATTTTCGCTTGGCGAAATGGGAAGCTTTGCTCGTACTGCTTCGGGTTCAGTTGATATTTTGGATCCCTTATTTTCAGATAAGTTGAAGTTTTCAGGATTCATGTCCCCACAGATAAGCGGTGCCAGTAGTTTAGTTGGTGAGAAATCTTCAGAAGGCATACCTTTATACTATTTCAAATATGATAACAAGAGAGCATCCGGAAATGCTTCGTTTGCACCAGAATCGTCTTTAACATTGGAGGCTTTTGGTTCTAGTTCTTTATCCACGAATCAGAAGGATCCTGTTAATAGTCCCCCACAACTTCATAGAGTGGTACATGAGTCGGAAGATAGAGAATTGGACCAGACAGTCCATGTCAGCAACAAATTTCAGGAGCTAGGAGTCTCAAGCTCTATAAATGATAACTCTCCCACCGAAATTTCAGGATTACCATCTTTTGGTGGAACCCCTGTAATTCCCGATTCTGGATGGCGGCCTCGTGGGGTGTTGGTTGCACACCTCCAAGAACACCGATCTGCTGTGAATGACATAGCTGTTTCAACTGACCACAGCTTTTTTGTCACTGCATCTGATGATTCTACTGTCAAGGTTTGGGATTCTAGGAAACTGGAAAAAGACATCTCGTTTAGATCTAGACTAACTTATTGTCTAGATGGAAGTCGAGCACTCTGTGCTACAATGCTTCACGCCTCTGCTCAAGTTGCAGTTGGAGCTTCCGATGGCACAATTCATATGTTTTCTGTTGATTACATCTCGAGAGGACTTGGAAGTGTTGTAGAGAAATATTCGGGAATCGCTGATGTTAAAAAAGTTGACATTAAAGAAGGGGCAATTCTTACACTTCTAAATTACTCTTCAGGTGGTGATGATGGTAAAACAATTCTTTATAGCACCCAGAACTGTGGCATCCATTTACGTGATACACGAGAAAACTCAAACTCATGGAATACAAAAGTGATTCCCGAAGAGGGTTATGTATCAGCACTTGTGGCAAGTCCGTGTGGGAATTGGTTTGTCTCTGGATCATCCCGAGGTGTTCTTACATTATGGGATTTGAGGTTTGGCATACCCGTGAACTCATGGCAATATTCGGTTGCATGCCCTATAGCGGATATGTGTCTTTTTGTTCCTCCTCAGAGTACTTCGCTATCTACAACAGTGAGGCCACTTGTATATGTTGCAGCAGGCTGTAATGAAGTTTCTCTGTGGAATGCAGAAAATGGGAGTTGTCACCAG GTACTGAGGGTTGCAAGTACTGACAGTGATACGGAGATATCTGACCAACCTTGGGCCTTGGCCAGACCATCTAGCAAGACGAATTCGAAAGCCGATTCTAGGAGGGGTGTAAATTACAAGTACAGAGTGGATGAGCTGAATGAACCTCCTCCCCGATCACCTGGAATTCGTTCATTGCTCCCGTTACCTGGAGGAGATCTATTAACTGGCGGCACTGACTTAAGAATTCGTCGATGGGATCATTGCAG CCCAGAACGAACTTATTGCATCTGTGGTCCATCTATTAAAGGAATTGGAAATGACGAGTTTTATGAAACCAAATCCAGTTTTGGGGTGCAAATTGTGCAG GAAGCAAAAAGACGACCTTTGGCAACTAGGCCGACTGGAAAAGCAGTTCTTGCAGCTGCTGCCACCGACTCCGGTGGCTGTCACCGTGACTCTATTCTCTCTCTGGCTTCTGTCAAATTGAACCAGAGACTACTGTTATCAAGCAGCAGAGATGGTACTGTCAAGGTTTGGAAGTAG
- the LOC122600871 gene encoding probable glutamate carboxypeptidase LAMP1 isoform X1 — protein sequence MVSKIISSIIAIITTLSFFFSSTPPKSYYHSLFISPSLSNNESISRHLYTLTRRPHLAGTEANEEAALYVLSTLSNNQIKSHLAEYAVLLTYPDSRSLTLIRPSPEPPISFTLRQEVYEGDPYADVADQVEPTFHAYAKSGTVKGPAAYVNYGRVEDYTTLKEMGINVSGAIVLARYGEIYRGDIVENAYDAGATGVLIYTDRKDYGGAGGDTKWFPDDKWMPPSGVQVGSVFNGAGDPTTPGWPSSIEGCERLSDEEVEEGGDVPLIPSLPISGADGEEILRSIGGVMAKNGWQGDKNAPVYRVGPGPGIIDLSYKAKQVISTIQNVIGIIEGAEEPDRFVVLGNHRDAWTFGAVDPNSGTAALLEVAERLEKLQKQGWKPRRTIIFCNWDAEEYGLVGSTEWVEENREMLASKAVAYLNIDIAVSGAGFRASATPQLDQLIIEATKQVQDPDNLSQTVYESWVQNTNSPQKFDEEKIGRLGGGGSDYAAFVQHIGVPSTDISFGNSYPVYHSMYDDFVWMSNFGDPMFRRHLAAASIWGLVVLQLADEEILPFSYDSYVQELQEAAEDLNTELSDQRISLDPLFKSIGKMRKAVTQINDEIKELKETKGWAFMRKTQPWKVREINDRLMMAERALTDRDGLPERSWYKHLIYAPSKHNDYGSKCFPGIDDAVENAKNLNTADSWHSVQHEIWRVSRVVTQSSLVLRGELT from the exons ATGGTAAGCAAAATCATAAGCAGCATCATTGCCATAATTACCACCTTATCTTTCTTCTTCAGTTCAACCCCACCAAAATCATACTACCACTCACTATTCATATCTCCATCTCTGTCCAACAATGAATCAATATCGCGCCACCTTTACACCCTCACCCGTCGTCCTCACCTCGCCGGTACTGAAGCCAACGAGGAGGCGGCTTTGTATGTCTTGTCGACTCTCTCCAATAATCAGATCAAATCACACCTAGCAGAATATGCCGTCTTACTCACTTACCCAGACTCCCGTTCCTTGACTTTAATCCGCCCATCCCCAGAACCACCCATCAGTTTCACTCTCCGTCAAGAGGTCTATGAAGGAGACCCATATGCTGACGTGGCAGACCAAGTGGAACCCACATTTCATGCATACGCCAAGTCAGGTACTGTAAAGGGACCAGCAGCGTATGTAAATTACGGGCGTGTGGAGGACTACACAACACTTAAAGAGATGGGGATCAATGTTTCAGGTGCTATCGTGTTGGCAAGATACGGAGAGATATATAGAGGGGATATAGTTGAAAACGCATATGATGCAGGTGCAACTGGAGTATTAATTTATACGGATAGGAAAGATTATGGTGGGGCAGGGGGGGATACAAAATGGTTTCCAGATGACAAGTGGATGCCACCAAGTGGCGTCCAGGTGGGTAGCGTGTTTAACGGGGCAGGTGACCCTACAACGCCAGGCTGGCCTAGTAGTATCGAGGGATGTGAGAGGTTATCTGATGAAGAGGTGGAAGAGGGGGGAGATGTTCCATTAATACCTTCATTGCCTATTTCGGGTGCCGATGGTGAGGAAATCTTAAGGTCCATAGGTGGAGTGATGGCTAAAAATGGTTGGCAGGGCGATAAAAATGCTCCGGTTTATAGGGTTGGACCGGGACCTGGGATTATAGACCTCAGTTACAAG GCAAAACAAGTTATAAGTACAATTCAGAATGTGATAGGCATAATTGAAGGAGCAGAAGAGCCTGATAG ATTTGTTGTCCTCGGTAATCACCGGGATGCTTGGACCTTTGGAGCTGTTGATCCCAACAGTGGCACTGCTGCTTTGCTTGAG GTTGCTGAAAGGCTAGAAAAGCTTCAGAAACAGGGTTGGAAACCTCGAAGAACTATCATATTTTGCAATTGGGATGCAGAGGAATACGGACTG GTAGGCTCAACAGAATGGGTTGAAGAAAACCGAGAAATGCTAGCATCAAAGGCTGTTGCTTACTTGAACATTGACATAGCGGTTTCTGGCGCAGGATTTCGGGCCTCTGCAACTCCACAGCTTGATCAGTTAATCATAGAAGCTACAAAACAG GTTCAAGACCCAGACAACTTATCACAAACAGTCTACGAATCATGGGTACAAAATACCAATAGTCCCCAG AAATTTGATGAGGAAAAGATTGGAAGGTTAGGAGGTGGAGGATCAGATTACGCAGCATTTGTACAGCATATTGGCGTCCCGTCAACAGACATATCATTTGGAAACA GCTACCCAGTCTACCACTCCATGTATGATGACTTTGTCTGGATGAGCAACTTTGGCGACCCAATGTTTCGTAGACACCTAGCAG CGGCAAGCATTTGGGGTTTAGTTGTTCTTCAGCTTGCAGATGAAGAGATATTGCCTTTCAGTTACGATTCCTATGTGCAGGAGCTTCAG GAAGCCGCAGAGGATTTGAACACTGAATTATCAGATCAAAGAATAAGCCTCGATCCCTTATTCAAATCTATTGGAAAAATGAGAAAAGCAGTCACGCAAATAAATGATGAAATCAAG GAATTAAAAGAAACCAAAGGCTGGGCATTCATGAGGAAAACTCAACCTTGGAAAGTAAGAGAAATAAATGACAGATTGATGATGGCAGAACGAGCACTTACAGATAGGGACGGACTCCCTGAAAGATCatggtacaagcatctg ATTTATGCTCCATCAAAGCACAATGATTATGGATCTAAATGCTTCCCAGGAATAGATGATGCCGTTGAAAACGCAAAGAACCTCAACACCGCGGATTCATGGCATTCTGTACAGCATGAAATTTGGAGAGTCTCCAGAGTAGTCACGCAGTCATCACTAGTACTCCGTGGTGAATTAACATAG
- the LOC122600871 gene encoding probable glutamate carboxypeptidase LAMP1 isoform X2, with product MVSKIISSIIAIITTLSFFFSSTPPKSYYHSLFISPSLSNNESISRHLYTLTRRPHLAGTEANEEAALYVLSTLSNNQIKSHLAEYAVLLTYPDSRSLTLIRPSPEPPISFTLRQEVYEGDPYADVADQVEPTFHAYAKSGTVKGPAAYVNYGRVEDYTTLKEMGINVSGAIVLARYGEIYRGDIVENAYDAGATGVLIYTDRKDYGGAGGDTKWFPDDKWMPPSGVQVGSVFNGAGDPTTPGWPSSIEGCERLSDEEVEEGGDVPLIPSLPISGADGEEILRSIGGVMAKNGWQGDKNAPVYRVGPGPGIIDLSYKAKQVISTIQNVIGIIEGAEEPDRFVVLGNHRDAWTFGAVDPNSGTAALLEVAERLEKLQKQGWKPRRTIIFCNWDAEEYGLVGSTEWVEENREMLASKAVAYLNIDIAVSGAGFRASATPQLDQLIIEATKQVQDPDNLSQTVYESWVQNTNSPQIGRLGGGGSDYAAFVQHIGVPSTDISFGNSYPVYHSMYDDFVWMSNFGDPMFRRHLAAASIWGLVVLQLADEEILPFSYDSYVQELQEAAEDLNTELSDQRISLDPLFKSIGKMRKAVTQINDEIKELKETKGWAFMRKTQPWKVREINDRLMMAERALTDRDGLPERSWYKHLIYAPSKHNDYGSKCFPGIDDAVENAKNLNTADSWHSVQHEIWRVSRVVTQSSLVLRGELT from the exons ATGGTAAGCAAAATCATAAGCAGCATCATTGCCATAATTACCACCTTATCTTTCTTCTTCAGTTCAACCCCACCAAAATCATACTACCACTCACTATTCATATCTCCATCTCTGTCCAACAATGAATCAATATCGCGCCACCTTTACACCCTCACCCGTCGTCCTCACCTCGCCGGTACTGAAGCCAACGAGGAGGCGGCTTTGTATGTCTTGTCGACTCTCTCCAATAATCAGATCAAATCACACCTAGCAGAATATGCCGTCTTACTCACTTACCCAGACTCCCGTTCCTTGACTTTAATCCGCCCATCCCCAGAACCACCCATCAGTTTCACTCTCCGTCAAGAGGTCTATGAAGGAGACCCATATGCTGACGTGGCAGACCAAGTGGAACCCACATTTCATGCATACGCCAAGTCAGGTACTGTAAAGGGACCAGCAGCGTATGTAAATTACGGGCGTGTGGAGGACTACACAACACTTAAAGAGATGGGGATCAATGTTTCAGGTGCTATCGTGTTGGCAAGATACGGAGAGATATATAGAGGGGATATAGTTGAAAACGCATATGATGCAGGTGCAACTGGAGTATTAATTTATACGGATAGGAAAGATTATGGTGGGGCAGGGGGGGATACAAAATGGTTTCCAGATGACAAGTGGATGCCACCAAGTGGCGTCCAGGTGGGTAGCGTGTTTAACGGGGCAGGTGACCCTACAACGCCAGGCTGGCCTAGTAGTATCGAGGGATGTGAGAGGTTATCTGATGAAGAGGTGGAAGAGGGGGGAGATGTTCCATTAATACCTTCATTGCCTATTTCGGGTGCCGATGGTGAGGAAATCTTAAGGTCCATAGGTGGAGTGATGGCTAAAAATGGTTGGCAGGGCGATAAAAATGCTCCGGTTTATAGGGTTGGACCGGGACCTGGGATTATAGACCTCAGTTACAAG GCAAAACAAGTTATAAGTACAATTCAGAATGTGATAGGCATAATTGAAGGAGCAGAAGAGCCTGATAG ATTTGTTGTCCTCGGTAATCACCGGGATGCTTGGACCTTTGGAGCTGTTGATCCCAACAGTGGCACTGCTGCTTTGCTTGAG GTTGCTGAAAGGCTAGAAAAGCTTCAGAAACAGGGTTGGAAACCTCGAAGAACTATCATATTTTGCAATTGGGATGCAGAGGAATACGGACTG GTAGGCTCAACAGAATGGGTTGAAGAAAACCGAGAAATGCTAGCATCAAAGGCTGTTGCTTACTTGAACATTGACATAGCGGTTTCTGGCGCAGGATTTCGGGCCTCTGCAACTCCACAGCTTGATCAGTTAATCATAGAAGCTACAAAACAG GTTCAAGACCCAGACAACTTATCACAAACAGTCTACGAATCATGGGTACAAAATACCAATAGTCCCCAG ATTGGAAGGTTAGGAGGTGGAGGATCAGATTACGCAGCATTTGTACAGCATATTGGCGTCCCGTCAACAGACATATCATTTGGAAACA GCTACCCAGTCTACCACTCCATGTATGATGACTTTGTCTGGATGAGCAACTTTGGCGACCCAATGTTTCGTAGACACCTAGCAG CGGCAAGCATTTGGGGTTTAGTTGTTCTTCAGCTTGCAGATGAAGAGATATTGCCTTTCAGTTACGATTCCTATGTGCAGGAGCTTCAG GAAGCCGCAGAGGATTTGAACACTGAATTATCAGATCAAAGAATAAGCCTCGATCCCTTATTCAAATCTATTGGAAAAATGAGAAAAGCAGTCACGCAAATAAATGATGAAATCAAG GAATTAAAAGAAACCAAAGGCTGGGCATTCATGAGGAAAACTCAACCTTGGAAAGTAAGAGAAATAAATGACAGATTGATGATGGCAGAACGAGCACTTACAGATAGGGACGGACTCCCTGAAAGATCatggtacaagcatctg ATTTATGCTCCATCAAAGCACAATGATTATGGATCTAAATGCTTCCCAGGAATAGATGATGCCGTTGAAAACGCAAAGAACCTCAACACCGCGGATTCATGGCATTCTGTACAGCATGAAATTTGGAGAGTCTCCAGAGTAGTCACGCAGTCATCACTAGTACTCCGTGGTGAATTAACATAG
- the LOC122600342 gene encoding probable glutamate carboxypeptidase LAMP1, producing MVSKIISSIIAITTTLSYFFGSTPPKSYYHSLFISPSLSNNESISHHLYTLTRRPHLAGSEANAEAASYVLSTLSNNQIKSHLAEYAVLLTYPDSRSLTLIRPSPEPPISFTLRQEVYEGDPYADVADQVEPTFHAYAKSGAVKGPVAYVNYGRVEDYTKLKEMGINVSGAIVLARYGEIYRGDIVENAYDAGAIGVLIYTDRKDFGGVKWFPDDKWMPPSGVQVGTVLNGVGDPTTPGWPSSIEGCERLSNEEVEEGGNVPLIPSLPISGADGEEILRSIGGVVANDSWQGDKNAPVYRVGPGPGIIDLSYKAKQVISTIQNVIGIIEGAEEPDRFVLLGNHRDAWTFGGADPNSGTAALLEVADRLEKLQKRGWKPRRTIIFCNWDAEEYGLVGSTEWVEENREMLASKAVAYLNVDVAVSGAEFQASATPQLDQLITETTKLVQDPNNSSQTVYELWVQNTDRPQVNIGRLGGRGSDYGAFVQHIGVPSTDIYFGNGYPVYHSMYDDFVWMSNFGDPTFRRHQAAASIWGLVVLQLADEEILPFSYDSYVQELQKGAEDLNTELSDKSISLNPLLKSIGKMGKAVMQINNEIKEIKETKGWAFMWKTQPWKVREINDRLMMAERALTDRDGLPGRSWYKHLIYAPSKHNDYGSKCFPGIDDAVENAKSLNSEDSWHSVQHEIWRVSRVVMQSSLVLRGELT from the exons ATGGTAAGCAAAATCATAAGCAGTATCATTGCCATAACTACCACCTTATCTTATTTCTTCGGTTCAACCCCGCCAAAATCATACTACCACTCACTATTCATATCTCCGTCACTATCCAACAACGAATCAATATCCCATCACCTTTACACCCTCACCCGTCGTCCTCACCTCGCCGGTAGTGAAGCCAACGCAGAGGCGGCTTCGTATGTCTTGTCGACACTCTCcaataatcaaatcaaatcacaccTAGCAGAATATGCCGTCTTACTCACGTACCCAGACTCACGTTCCTTGACTTTAATCCGCCCATCCCCAGAACCACCCATCAGTTTCACTCTCCGTCAGGAGGTCTATGAAGGAGACCCGTACGCTGACGTGGCAGACCAAGTGGAACCCACATTTCATGCATACGCCAAGTCAGGTGCTGTGAAGGGGCCGGTAGCATATGTGAATTACGGGCGCGTGGAGGACTACACAAAACTTAAAGAGATGGGGATCAATGTATCAGGTGCTATCGTGCTGGCAAGATATGGAGAGATATACAGAGGGGATATAGTTGAAAATGCATATGACGCAGGTGCAATTGGAGTGTTAATTTATACCGATAGGAAAGATTTTGGTGGGGTAAAATGGTTTCCAGATGACAAGTGGATGCCACCAAGTGGTGTACAGGTGGGTACCGTGCTTAACGGGGTAGGTGACCCTACAACGCCAGGCTGGCCTAGTAGTATCGAGGGATGTGAGAGATTATCCAATGAGGAGGTGGAAGAGGGGGGAAATGTTCCATTAATACCTTCATTGCCTATATCGGGTGCCGATGGTGAGGAAATCTTAAGGTCCATAGGTGGAGTGGTGGCTAACGACAGTTGGCAGGGTGACAAAAATGCTCCGGTTTATAGGGTTGGACCGGGACCTGGGATTATAGACCTCAGTTACAAG GCAAAACAAGTCATAAGTACAATTCAGAATGTGATAGGAATAATTGAAGGAGCAGAAGAGCCAGATCG ATTTGTTCTCCTAGGTAATCACCGGGATGCTTGGACATTTGGAGGCGCTGATCCCAACAGTGGCACTGCTGCTTTGCTTGAG GTTGCTGACAGGCTAGAAAAGCTTCAGAAACGAGGTTGGAAGCCTCGAAGAACTATCATATTTTGCAATTGGGATGCAGAAGAATATGGACTG GTCGGCTCAACAGAGTGGGTTGAAGAAAACCGAGAAATGCTAGCATCAAAGGCTGTTGCTTACTTAAACGTTGACGTCGCAGTTTCTGGCGCAGAATTTCAGGCCTCAGCAACTCCACAGCTTGATCAGTTAATCACAGAAACTACAAAACTG GTTCAAGACCCAAACAACTCATCACAAACAGTCTACGAATTATGGGTACAAAATACCGATAGACCCCAGGTAAAT ATTGGAAGGTTAGGAGGCCGGGGATCAGATTATGGGGCATTTGTACAGCATATTGGTGTCCCGTCGACAGACATATATTTTGGTAACG GCTACCCAGTCTACCACTCCATGTATGATGATTTTGTCTGGATGAGCAACTTTGGCGACCCAACGTTTCGTAGACACCAAGCAG CGGCAAGCATTTGGGGTTTAGTTGTTCTTCAGCTTGCAGATGAAGAGATATTGCCTTTCAGTTATGATTCCTATGTGCAGGAGCTTCAG AAAGGTGCAGAAGATTTGAACACTGAGTTATCAGATAAAAGTATAAGCCTCAATCCGTTACTTAAATCTATTGGAAAAATGGGAAAAGCAGTCATgcaaataaataatgaaataaag GAAATAAAAGAAACCAAAGGCTGGGCATTCATGTGGAAAACTCAACCTTGGAAAGTAAGAGAAATAAATGACAGATTGATGATGGCAGAGCGAGCACTTACAGACAGGGACGGACTCCCTGGAAGATCATGGTATAAGCATCTG ATTTATGCTCCATCAAAGCACAATGATTATGGATCTAAATGCTTCCCGGGAATAGATGATGCTGTTGAAAATGCAAAGAGCCTCAACTCTGAGGATTCATGGCATTCGGTACAACATGAAATTTGGAGAGTCTCCAGAGTAGTCATGCAGTCATCATTAGTACTCCGTGGTGAATTAACATAG